The Solanum dulcamara chromosome 2, daSolDulc1.2, whole genome shotgun sequence region GGGAACTGAAATTTTAACGAGGGAAAAAATCATTTATGCTAATTATTCAATAAgagtttttattttactttaaacaTAAATGGGCTTGGGGAACACGGGCTAGATTTTTTTCTTGGGATGGTcctaaaatatgaagaagttaaaaaatagataaagtttaataaacatatataaatatatataatattttaaatttgtacaTATTTATCGATTCGGTTCGATTTTCTTTATGTGTAACACCAAATCAGAACAAATATTATTggtttttaaaaatctaaaatcaACCGAGtcgatttttgatttattaaatcGGTTTGACTTGATTTATCGATTTGGATCGATTTTTCGGTCTCGTTCGAACACCCCTACACACACACCATGGTGAGAGTGAAATAAAAAAGAGGGgcgtgtttctcaaactaagaaatgataatttaggtatgaaacttatgctcccaatagtttaggtatgaaactcaaaaaagatggatagtttaggtgtgtttttggcACTTAtctctaaatatttttatgagtcaTGGTTCTTGGTTGTTTATCTATTTGGGTTTTTCCCCTGGATGTTCTATATTTTTGGGGTTCGACTAATACGATTTGCATTTAGaagatatattttaaagataaagTATTTTCTATGAAAATTAGTTTCATACTCGGAagtcaaaactcattttttttttatttttagtataaaagAATATCTATCGCTTTACTCCAATCTTAAATTATTCTTAGTTGTTTATATTGTTCCAATTTATATACATGTCTATTTGTACTCAAAGATATTCCAATTCCTTTTTGTTTCCCTTTTTCCATGACAATTCTTGTTTAAGGCTTTTGGGGATATGCAGAGATGAAATTTTAGAATACTAATGTTTACATATGGTGAATTTGAACCTAGGTCCATTAACTACACAGTGCATTGGGCTTCATAACTAAATTTCAAACTGAGCCCCACAAGAAGTTTAGTCAATTAATTGAATAATTCACAGTTTGAATTAACAAACATTTTGGAAGTAGTCACGAAAGACCAACAAATATTCGATAATCAATACAGATTTAGCAATAAATAAGACACGATACAATAAAAAGATCCATAAAGGTTGAACAAATATAATGGAATCCCCCTATAAACTCACACAAATATCCTTTTTATCTTCAAAGATAGTTAACTTTAATATGAAGATTTAAAAGATTATTTAGTCTTATAACAATAACCAAATTACAAGACTGactaaattataataatagCCACTTGAGCATATTAATGACTGTGAAGTCTTCCTTCCGTGCTTTCTTTAAGTCCCCAGACCTCATTATGGTTGGAAGAGGACTCCAAAACCCCTCATGACTTCTTTGGTTGTCATTCTTTTTCTCATACACTCATTTAAATTTGTTATGGACTTTAAAAActcttttaataaattttccaTTGCCATTTGAACTCTTTGTCATGAGTAATTAAAAGTTGTCATATCCAATATAGCTAACACACTCACTCTTGATATCGATCTTGATACCTCAAGTTTCATCACGAGCACCATCATTTTTGCCTTTGCTTATATTTAataatcatatattatcatttatcctaatctttttttttaataataactCTACTCatgatacataatttatttttataatattataaatttattcttCAGATTGTTTATGTGTGTTATTACGTAACGACGAAAAATGATACAATCCATCTAATATTGTAtaatattcattaaaataatttagtacAACACATTACATATACTATTATAAAACGACatgtaacaaccatccaaacaagctgTTAAGATAGTTATTATCTGAAAAGTTTTTTTATTAAACATGCTTCTGATGTTTGCAAGACAGACAAGTTTTTGCATTAGTAGAGTACATCATTGGTCTCTTTTAACAAAAACAAAGAATAGGTGCCAGAAAGTAACCTCATAAACAGTTCAATAGTAAAATTTCACGGGGTACTATCTCCATTTCACATAGATTTTATAATtggaatttgaaaatttgagtttttaaagttgtgatttttgaaacttgaaattgCATTTGGACATGCATTTTACttggaaaaaattaaatttttaaaagtgAAGTGAAATTTCTCCCTAAAACTGAtcacttgaaaatatttgaagatcaaattttcaaaatcttatCAAATTTTAAGGCGCAGAGCCGCAGAtatttaaaaatacattttcaaatcatgattcaaaatttatgatcaaacaCTAGTTTATTAAGACTCTTCCAATTCTGTTTACAAAGGAGTGAAACATTGATTAGACCCCACTTTTACAAATCAAGATTAGGTCAGGCTAGTTGAAAAATGATGGTGCTGTTTAGACTCAAATTTATTAAGTTGCCGGTGTTTtgagaataataaaaaaaaagcttctttaaaaaaaaaaagcttcTTCCCTTGTTTTACAAACTCTAGACTGCATCCTCACTGTCCAAGTCCATGATAAGTATTACTTGTTTTGGTACAACATACCTCATGGATTAATCCTTTGGCTACGCCATATCGAGCCTAAAAGTGCACGCATCATGTGATCTTGTGTGTTGTCTTGTTTAATACTTTACTTTTCACTGATCTTTAATCGTTGTGTAGGTCAACTTGTGCACATCTTATTAATTTTACGACTATCAATATAAGTCCGGATAACTCTATCCATCAAGACTTGAAAGAAATCACCCATtatttttttgcctacattgagTTATGAACCCGAAGCATTATGGTTCTCAACTCATTTCATTGGCCACTAGTAACAACAAGAAGTCAACAAGGTACCCAATTTAGtccaacaacatacccaatttAGTCCCTAAGTGAGGTCTAAGAAGGATAAAAATATACACAAACCGTATCATAACATTTGTAGGATAGAAAAATTGTTTTTGATAAACCACCACTCAATTATGAGCATCATGTTCTTAAACTTGTTGCTCATTAACTACTGACAATTGCAGGTGGTTACATCTTTATCCTAGGAAATGCTAATGAAGCtatcaaatcaaaaatcatGATCCAAATATGTTTGTTATAAAACAAGATGTTTGGAATGTTGCTTTGATAAGATCTCCAATAAGCTTTTTCTTTGTCAATAGAAATTAAAGGTGTCACACTACAAATGAAATCATGATCTTTGTGGTCCCTTTTAAAAGAGCAAATTCTTGAGTATAAAAGCAAcattcttcttctatttataATCAAGAACCTCATTTACTGGCTCTCTAATCACTTTATCTTGattttgtttctttattttttaagatcTTCTAATCTTCAAAAACAAAAGTTTAGAACAAAAATCATGTAATGGGGGTCCataaatcatttcatgataaagaatgtttcaaaaagaattagcAATCTTGAAGAATGGACTGCATATGTAGGGACCAAtactaaaattttaataaagaaagaacataaaaaataaataaataaaaaaagatccTGTGTTACCAGGGTCTGGGGAAGGCACTCCAAGGGTATGATAGACATCCTATCATAGTACGTGGATGCTTCCACGACTCGAACACATGACCAACATAGATCACACAGAAATAACTTTACTGTTGCTCCAAGGCTCCCGTTTAATAAAGAAAGAACATATTCTAATCATAAACATGTAGGTAGTGATATAATATATCAATGTGGTCCAAACATTCTGCAAATGTCCTCAaattttcaccttttttttccttttcctttttctgtGACACTTACAATACAGAAAGATTATCAggaaaaaaaaatgtcattcaaataaaggaaaaggaaaactcaaaaaattgcTTTGGCAGACAGTAATAACAATTTAAAGACTTTAGTTGTATTAGTCCTCCTCTGCTAGTGTCTGTTTCAAACAGTCAATGTTGCACAATGCTACTGATCTCATCATGTCTCCAAATCTGCaatcattcaaaatcaatagTCAAAATACAGCATGATGACATTATTAATCATATTGTAAGACCATAAGTGAAAGTGTCGACAGTACGAACAACTTTTACACTATCAGATCATCTAAAAGGTAACTAGGTAATCTCATTCATAATAAGTGGTACTAGTTAACGTGCAAAACAAGGAAGGTAAATTGTTACAACAAGTTAAAATACGATAAAAGAAGTAAGATAACTATAGGTCATCGTTCATATTAAGTGAAATTAGTTAACGTGGCAAATAAGGTAGGTAAATTAGTTAACGTGGGAAATAATGCAGGTAAATTGCTACATTAAAATACAAAGATAGAGGTCAGATAACTATATGTGATCGTCCATAATAAGTGGAATGTGATAGTTAACATAAAACAAGATGTTAAAGGACACATTGATAGTGTAAAAATTCTTTACCGGTCAATGCTGTTCCGCCCTCTCTCAGATTGATCAGTGCTAATTCTTGATTTCCCAAAGTAATCCATGCTTTTTCTTGGTTTTTCCCTCCTGTCAAAACTAATTCTTGGCTTCAATTTTCTGTCTGTGCTAGGCCTTATTGCAATGATCTCTTTTTGTTCAGTACTGATTCTCGACGACTTCTCTGAAATGATCTCCTTTTGTTCAGTACTGATTCTTGACGACTTCTCAATCTCTTCAATGCTTGGTCTGCACTTAATTTCGTTCGTAATATCAAGAGTATAATCTAAGTCAATTATACTTTCCTCAAGCTCAACATTTTTGGAGTAATCTGATTGTCTTTCCATTGAAATTATGAACTTCTTGAGATGAGTAAAAAACTGAGGAAAAACTTGCAAGTCACAATGATTTCCTCCTTTTACCCATAAAGGTTCATACTTCATTTTACTGAGCTCCCAAAGCTTTTTACCATGTGAAATATCAACTATGTCATCTTCTGTACCCTGTAGACCAAATAGAACACATTTCAAGAGTATCAATACTGCCACATGAATTGTAAATGCATGTGTGATGTATCCATTCGAGATTATGAGGGTTATACACAAAACATCCTTTTTTTGGCTCTCAACAAAAGTGATCATATCGAAATGAGATATTTTGGGAATTTTTGTGTGACAGCTACTTAAGATGTTTAAACTAATCATTAgtctaaaaaaagaaaaatagaactCCGCGAGCCTGAAGGCATGCCAAAAAAACAAGAAACACGATATACTCCTCCGATTCATAATATCTGTCTTTTAAGGTTTCTGTATGCTCTTTTTAGAAAGACATTTAATAAATTCAATCATAATAACATTCGTGTAAATTACCCTTTATATCTCCCCCTTAAACGTCTAAATTGGAACGTGAAAGGTACAGTTGGAAAAACAAAAGTAATAAGCTACTCCTTGTTTTTCTAAAACATCAAATATTTGAAAAGTTCAGTTTGCTAAAACGACTAATACTTGAGATCAGAGACTTACATGAATCACAAGAGTGGGACAGCTAACATATGGGATTTTATCAATGTTCTGCAGAAAACAGGAAAAACCAAAAGGAAACTTGTTACTGTTAACATATAAATCAAGAAACTTGATCAACTATTGAACTGAAAATTCTGCTAACCTTGTAAATATCAAGCCAGAGAGAATACTTTATACGATACATAACTCGAAGCCCGGAAAGTATTGCACTTTGCAGAATTACACCCCTAATTTGAGGCAATTTTGTTGCTAATTCAAGAGTTGGACCACTTCCAATTGATTGTCCATATAATATAATGTCTTCCTCCTTCACTTCATAAATTTCTTTTAGACATTTGTAAACAGCTTCTATATCAGCATATGTGTTCTGCTCACTTGGCTAGCTTACACAAAAGCAACATACACAAAAACTTAGATCACAGTATAACTTCTATACACTAACAGCATAAAAGAGAATTGTTACAGTATATTATCATTTAAAAGATAACTACAAGTAACTGTCGGTGATCAGTAGAGGCGAAGGCAGACATCCTACTACAACAGATAAAGTTACACTATCAGCGTCTATAAGTTAAATCCGTCTCGAAATTGAATTCAAGACCAGTGGTGGAACCTGGATTTTCACCAAgggaattcaaaatataaagaagtaaagaAGTCAAGAGGGGTTCAATgtctactatatatatacataaaaactaATTTTCACCATATATATAACCCTCCTCCGGTACCCTAGCTGAGCCCCTTTCCAcgatgacaacaacaataactacgTCTCGATCTCAAACAAGTTGGGATCAACTGTATGAATCCTCGCTCGGAATTGGTTAATGAAAAGTGGAAAGAATGGAGTGATTAAATCACATGTCTTTTGTGACATAAACGTGATTACCACTAAACAAACTTTATAACAAATAACATTTgccaagaaaagaagaaattaatcCATTCATATCTAAATTATAGTTCATCAAGACATATTTAATACACAATATTAGCTAAGTCAAGTTGTAAAGCTCAAAGTATAGTTTAATTATCATACTCTTCCagctcaattaaaaaaaaacataacatGTAcactaaaataatattaaaaaaaaaaagaggcaaCATTGCTTACTTCTCCATTAGACCTTCCATATCCAGCATAATCATACCTacaaaaatcaatcaaaattcatccttaaatcaagaaaataacaaaaaaataccaaaaaagTTCATATGAATGTGCTAGACAATTAATTTACCCCATGACATTTACGCGTAATCGATCACTAAGTTCAACGAAAAATTGGAACATTTGGCCTATATCAGCAGCATTTCCATGTGAATAAAGAAGTGTCATTGTTGCACTTTTGT contains the following coding sequences:
- the LOC129874519 gene encoding uncharacterized protein LOC129874519, producing MGGAASTIASKLAFFPPEPSYQVDLDEQTQKLKLIDVSQSEKGEVSILQTKKGHYIFAVFVRNKSATMTLLYSHGNAADIGQMFQFFVELSDRLRVNVMGYDYAGYGRSNGEPSEQNTYADIEAVYKCLKEIYEVKEEDIILYGQSIGSGPTLELATKLPQIRGVILQSAILSGLRVMYRIKYSLWLDIYKNIDKIPYVSCPTLVIHGTEDDIVDISHGKKLWELSKMKYEPLWVKGGNHCDLQVFPQFFTHLKKFIISMERQSDYSKNVELEESIIDLDYTLDITNEIKCRPSIEEIEKSSRISTEQKEIISEKSSRISTEQKEIIAIRPSTDRKLKPRISFDRREKPRKSMDYFGKSRISTDQSERGRNSIDRFGDMMRSVALCNIDCLKQTLAEED